In Deinococcus ruber, one DNA window encodes the following:
- a CDS encoding epoxide hydrolase family protein: protein MTTPTPTASAPIRPFTVAIADAEIQDLKQRLARTRWPNPETVPDWSQGVRLENAKQLIHYWERTYDWRRFERQLNQFPQFLTEIDGLDLHFIHVKSRNPNAMPLILTHGWPGSIVEFLKLIGPLTDPVSFGGTVEDSFDVVIPSLPGFGFSQQPTETGWTVPRIARAWVELMKRLGYKTWAAQGGDWGAVVTSALGAMQPEGLLGIHLNTQYAFPAHIPDTLSPDERYAVDTLALYTGDLGGSNHLQATKPQTVGFALADSPVGQAAWIYEKFQSKTDNTGLAEDTLSTDDMLDAISLYWYTNSAASSGRIYWENKSGSLAGPKLTLPVAVTVFPRDIPRLPRSWIEDTYSNLIHYGEAERGGHFAAFEQPEILIGEIRTGLRSLRS, encoded by the coding sequence ATGACCACCCCGACGCCCACAGCTTCAGCCCCCATCCGCCCCTTCACCGTCGCGATCGCGGACGCCGAGATTCAAGACCTGAAACAGCGACTCGCCAGAACCAGATGGCCGAATCCGGAAACCGTTCCCGACTGGTCACAAGGTGTCCGTCTGGAAAACGCCAAACAGCTCATTCACTACTGGGAGCGGACGTACGACTGGCGCCGGTTCGAGCGGCAGCTCAACCAGTTCCCACAGTTCCTGACTGAGATCGACGGGCTCGATCTTCACTTCATTCACGTCAAATCTCGCAACCCGAATGCAATGCCCCTCATCCTGACGCACGGATGGCCAGGTTCCATCGTTGAATTCCTGAAACTCATTGGCCCCCTCACAGACCCCGTCTCGTTCGGAGGAACCGTCGAAGATTCCTTCGACGTCGTCATCCCGTCACTGCCCGGATTCGGGTTTTCCCAACAGCCGACTGAGACGGGCTGGACAGTGCCGCGTATCGCCCGTGCCTGGGTCGAACTCATGAAGCGTCTCGGGTACAAAACGTGGGCCGCTCAAGGCGGTGATTGGGGCGCCGTCGTCACCTCCGCCCTTGGGGCGATGCAGCCCGAGGGTCTCCTGGGAATTCACCTGAACACGCAGTACGCATTTCCCGCCCACATTCCCGACACGCTGTCGCCCGATGAGCGGTACGCTGTGGACACTCTCGCCCTGTACACCGGCGATCTCGGCGGATCAAACCACCTTCAGGCCACGAAGCCACAGACCGTCGGATTTGCGCTGGCGGACTCTCCGGTCGGCCAAGCGGCCTGGATCTACGAAAAGTTCCAGTCCAAAACGGACAACACTGGGCTCGCCGAGGACACGCTCAGCACCGATGACATGCTGGACGCTATCTCGCTGTACTGGTACACCAACAGTGCCGCGTCGTCCGGCCGCATCTACTGGGAAAACAAATCGGGCAGTCTGGCGGGTCCAAAGCTGACCCTGCCGGTCGCCGTCACCGTCTTTCCCAGGGACATCCCACGCCTGCCACGCAGCTGGATCGAAGACACCTACAGCAACTTGATCCATTACGGCGAGGCAGAGAGAGGCGGACATTTCGCCGCCTTCGAGCAGCCCGAGATCCTCATCGGCGAGATTCGCACAGGCCTGAGAAGTCTCCGCTCCTGA
- a CDS encoding GGDEF domain-containing response regulator, giving the protein MARLRSTPQASGHTILVVDDDDDLRTTLCALLISDGHEVLSAASGEEAVRLCRRRSVHVMLLDYFMPGMTGEDVVKDVRTFDSQVQIVLQTGYASEKPPRQMLRDLDIQGYHDKSEGPDKLLVWVDAALKTFRHVRALEASRTGLQYILQATPALHRLQPLDDLLLGILMQIQGLLGLTSAVLATRVPEAETPARSGAVLTPEVHDVTLRIGTGRFQHAAWSELPSDDQALIRRVVQSGEAHLGSHLVLPLNAGGRIVGVVMIDGADHVLSDLRLLEIFAAQAAVAIDNVRLYALATVDDLTGLINKRAWLSRLDETLLLAARHDVPTSVLILDLDHFKSVNDTYGHLAGDHVLAALGGCIQQHLRRSDIAGRYGGEELVVLLPHTPAAGALIIAERLRSAVEHLVLRWEGRQISLTASIGIATFVGSGTLPLEDLTTDVLMRADQALYQAKRLGRNRVVQSEGTPA; this is encoded by the coding sequence ATGGCCAGATTACGCAGCACACCTCAAGCCTCCGGGCATACCATTCTGGTTGTCGACGACGACGACGATCTGCGCACCACGCTCTGCGCCCTGCTCATCAGCGATGGGCATGAGGTGCTGTCTGCCGCGAGTGGCGAGGAAGCCGTGCGGCTATGCCGCAGGCGCAGCGTGCATGTGATGCTCCTCGACTATTTCATGCCGGGCATGACCGGTGAGGACGTCGTCAAGGACGTCCGCACCTTCGATTCTCAGGTTCAGATCGTGCTGCAAACCGGGTACGCGTCCGAGAAGCCGCCCCGGCAGATGCTGCGCGACCTGGACATTCAGGGCTATCACGACAAATCCGAAGGTCCTGACAAGCTGCTGGTGTGGGTCGATGCCGCCCTGAAGACGTTTCGCCATGTCCGGGCGCTGGAGGCTTCGCGCACCGGGCTGCAGTACATCCTCCAGGCCACGCCCGCCCTGCACCGCCTGCAACCGCTGGATGATCTGCTGCTGGGCATTCTGATGCAGATTCAGGGACTGCTGGGCCTGACGAGTGCCGTGCTTGCCACGCGGGTTCCCGAGGCCGAGACGCCCGCCCGCAGCGGGGCTGTACTGACACCCGAAGTCCATGACGTGACGCTGCGAATCGGAACCGGTCGCTTTCAGCATGCCGCGTGGTCTGAACTTCCGTCCGACGATCAGGCGCTGATTCGCCGTGTGGTGCAGAGCGGCGAAGCGCATCTCGGCAGCCATCTGGTGCTGCCGCTGAATGCGGGCGGGCGCATCGTCGGCGTGGTGATGATCGACGGAGCAGACCACGTCCTGAGCGACCTGCGTCTGCTGGAGATCTTCGCGGCACAGGCGGCGGTGGCGATTGACAATGTCCGGCTGTACGCGCTCGCCACCGTCGATGATCTGACCGGGCTGATCAACAAGCGGGCGTGGCTGTCGCGGCTGGATGAAACGCTGCTGCTGGCCGCCCGGCACGACGTTCCCACCAGTGTGCTGATTCTCGATCTCGATCATTTCAAGTCGGTCAACGACACCTACGGGCACCTCGCGGGCGATCATGTGCTGGCCGCGCTGGGCGGCTGCATCCAGCAGCACCTGCGCCGCTCGGACATAGCCGGGCGGTACGGCGGCGAAGAACTGGTAGTACTGCTGCCCCACACGCCCGCTGCGGGCGCACTGATCATTGCCGAGCGGCTCCGCAGCGCCGTCGAACATCTGGTGCTCAGGTGGGAAGGCCGCCAGATTTCGCTGACCGCCAGCATCGGCATCGCCACCTTTGTGGGCAGCGGAACATTGCCGCTGGAAGACCTGACGACCGACGTGCTCATGCGGGCAGATCAGGCGCTGTATCAGGCCAAACGCCTGGGCCGAAACCGTGTGGTTCAGAGCGAGGGTACGCCCGCGTGA
- a CDS encoding Dabb family protein — MFEHIVIFRFKVLPSAEQLKTLVSTVQAFEQQIPGIVSLSAGLNETDEVQNIHNYSLGLRITFQSREALKAYLPHPAHQAFVSQLDGLIEHVVVMDYPLVTA; from the coding sequence ATGTTCGAACACATCGTCATTTTCCGGTTCAAAGTGCTTCCTTCGGCTGAGCAGCTGAAGACGCTCGTCTCGACTGTTCAGGCATTCGAGCAGCAGATTCCGGGGATTGTGAGTCTTTCGGCGGGCCTCAACGAAACCGACGAGGTTCAAAACATCCACAATTACTCGTTGGGCCTGCGAATCACCTTTCAGAGCAGGGAGGCTCTGAAGGCGTACTTACCTCATCCGGCGCACCAGGCCTTCGTCAGTCAGCTGGATGGGCTGATTGAACATGTCGTGGTCATGGATTATCCGCTGGTGACTGCCTGA
- a CDS encoding GIY-YIG nuclease family protein produces MIEGDTLNKRVLFETWLEAHRDAAATLAFAGEPIDRRRVLARLTSLAGQQRDDGYVYVLLERRPNEETPAYIGRATSPARRWMQHLTGLAAGTGSYARWRTRLLREGHDTTRFDLELLVVGQTHLQFPPLPGFPTTIGAVEYQLVNLAADAYPLRLLNDEGQGR; encoded by the coding sequence ATGATAGAAGGCGACACCCTGAACAAGCGGGTTCTGTTTGAAACCTGGCTGGAGGCTCACCGCGACGCCGCAGCAACCCTGGCGTTCGCAGGTGAACCGATCGACCGTCGACGTGTCCTGGCCCGCCTGACCAGCCTGGCCGGACAGCAGCGAGACGACGGCTACGTGTACGTGCTGCTGGAACGGCGGCCAAACGAGGAGACCCCGGCCTACATTGGCCGGGCAACCAGTCCGGCCCGCCGCTGGATGCAGCACCTGACCGGACTCGCGGCGGGCACCGGCAGCTACGCCCGCTGGCGCACCCGGTTGCTGCGCGAAGGGCACGACACCACCCGCTTCGACCTGGAACTGCTGGTCGTGGGCCAGACGCACCTACAGTTCCCGCCGCTGCCCGGCTTTCCCACCACCATCGGCGCGGTCGAGTATCAACTCGTCAATCTTGCAGCGGACGCCTACCCGCTGCGGCTGCTCAACGACGAAGGGCAGGGCCGATGA
- a CDS encoding magnesium transporter CorA family protein — MPSQLVPKAPDSEIAGHLRACVFDRAGTAVIEKHAVPTKTPPTGGFIWFDVTDPTAEGMALLQSRFRLHPLAVEDALHAHQRSKAESYQGFEFVVVHSVSTDEQGLLQVHELNLFIGADFVISVRHGHGFSTQDIVDRWNRVPEDWRSDPSSLFYVLLDAMVDEYAPFADALEDELWALRHRLVNQRHLDEDVVRKIFRLSELASASYAVVFPLKDVLTTLLRVGPPIVSENEIPYFRDIRDHAEHVIERLSHAQTMADRAFDIYHALENRAQAAVSKQLTQVATVFLPLTLVTGFFGQNFGFLVNKLIVSTTSFWVFCVGGELLVALIAVLYVIRVGRR; from the coding sequence ATGCCCTCACAGCTCGTCCCGAAAGCTCCCGATTCCGAGATCGCCGGTCACCTCCGCGCCTGCGTGTTCGATCGGGCCGGTACCGCCGTCATCGAGAAGCACGCCGTTCCGACCAAGACACCTCCGACGGGCGGCTTCATCTGGTTTGACGTCACCGACCCCACCGCCGAAGGCATGGCGCTGCTGCAGTCACGGTTCAGGCTGCACCCGCTGGCTGTCGAGGACGCCCTGCATGCCCATCAGCGGTCCAAAGCCGAGAGCTATCAGGGCTTCGAGTTCGTCGTGGTCCACAGCGTCTCCACGGACGAGCAGGGCCTGCTGCAGGTGCACGAGCTGAACCTCTTCATCGGCGCCGACTTCGTGATCAGCGTCCGTCACGGGCACGGCTTCTCCACGCAGGACATCGTGGACCGCTGGAACCGCGTGCCCGAGGACTGGCGCTCCGACCCGAGCAGCCTGTTCTACGTGCTGCTCGACGCGATGGTTGACGAGTACGCGCCGTTCGCCGACGCGCTGGAAGACGAACTCTGGGCGCTGCGGCACCGCTTGGTCAACCAGCGCCATCTGGACGAGGACGTGGTCCGGAAGATTTTCAGGCTGAGCGAACTCGCTTCTGCGTCGTACGCGGTGGTGTTCCCGCTCAAGGACGTGCTGACCACGCTGTTGCGGGTGGGACCACCGATCGTGAGTGAGAATGAGATTCCGTACTTCCGCGACATCCGTGACCATGCCGAGCATGTCATTGAGCGCCTGAGCCACGCGCAGACCATGGCGGACCGGGCGTTCGACATCTATCACGCCCTCGAGAACCGCGCGCAGGCGGCGGTCTCGAAGCAGCTGACGCAGGTGGCGACGGTGTTCCTGCCGCTGACGCTGGTGACCGGGTTCTTCGGTCAGAACTTCGGGTTTCTGGTCAACAAGCTGATCGTCAGCACCACATCGTTCTGGGTGTTCTGCGTCGGTGGGGAGTTGCTCGTGGCGCTGATCGCGGTGTTGTACGTCATCCGGGTCGGCCGTCGATAG
- a CDS encoding PAS domain-containing protein — MRPRPPELNAEQQALRRSVHQYEQLFRMVDGVIWETDPHSRRTTFVSPKIWDLLEYTPEAWMSTPYLWEACLHPDDHDRVLQEREVGNRSGQPYQLEYRALTASGAEVWLRDLTTPVIEDGVLTALCGILIDITPHDTRQVQQARAEALLQNSTDVFAVLNVDGRFTYVSPAVERQHGVLPEAVLGLHFTEHMHRDDAARARTDFQRVLTLQVPSAIGTYRQRRADGSWGWMEITVTNLLSHPNVQGILSNARDITDRKLAEAALASSEGRFRSLVQNASDLITVLDERGTILYESPSVHSLLGFAPEELIGHCVLEFLPPEGHAEVLQMITGLVEEGAGATVRPTYRFRHADGTWRYLEGLVTNLLGDPHIGGIVINSHDITDRRETETALKISQQQLLASERLASLGRLTAGLAHEINTPLAATMNYLHVARRLVVEYQDSIGHPEVTPDDHREIAAEVLTALDDAGKTTTRIGEFIRQIRGHTRDTVKTSSEFDPVKLTNDTLAMLAYEARATQVELHLESVRGQLRLTGEPGRFTQVLTNLVINAIHACETVTRTRRVDVRFVSGAGELNLQVEDNGAGIPPDVLPKIFDPMFTTKDVGKGTGLGLAIIHDIVQGHFGGRIDVQTQVGQGTIFTVQFAT; from the coding sequence ATGCGGCCGCGCCCACCGGAGCTGAACGCCGAGCAGCAAGCGCTGCGCCGCAGTGTCCACCAGTACGAGCAGCTGTTCAGAATGGTGGACGGCGTGATCTGGGAGACCGATCCGCATTCGCGGCGCACCACCTTCGTCAGCCCAAAGATCTGGGACCTGCTGGAATACACGCCCGAAGCGTGGATGTCCACGCCGTATCTGTGGGAAGCCTGCCTTCACCCCGACGATCACGACCGCGTGTTGCAGGAACGTGAAGTCGGCAACCGGAGCGGCCAGCCGTATCAGCTCGAATACCGCGCTCTGACGGCAAGTGGAGCGGAGGTCTGGCTGCGCGACCTGACCACGCCCGTGATCGAAGACGGCGTGCTCACGGCGTTGTGCGGCATCCTGATCGACATCACGCCCCACGACACCCGGCAGGTTCAGCAGGCGCGGGCAGAGGCCCTGCTTCAGAACAGTACCGACGTGTTCGCGGTGCTGAATGTCGATGGCCGCTTCACCTACGTGAGTCCTGCGGTGGAGCGTCAGCATGGCGTGCTGCCCGAAGCGGTGCTGGGCCTGCATTTCACCGAGCACATGCACCGCGACGACGCCGCCCGCGCCCGGACCGACTTTCAGAGGGTGCTAACCCTCCAGGTTCCTTCGGCCATCGGCACGTACCGGCAGCGGCGGGCCGATGGCAGCTGGGGCTGGATGGAAATTACCGTCACCAACCTGCTGAGTCATCCGAACGTTCAGGGCATCCTCAGCAATGCCCGCGACATCACCGACCGCAAACTGGCAGAGGCTGCGCTCGCGTCCAGCGAAGGCCGCTTTCGTTCGCTGGTGCAGAATGCCTCGGACCTGATCACCGTCCTCGACGAACGCGGCACCATCCTGTACGAAAGCCCTTCGGTTCACAGTCTCCTCGGCTTCGCGCCGGAAGAACTGATCGGACACTGCGTGCTGGAGTTCCTGCCGCCGGAAGGGCATGCCGAGGTGCTCCAGATGATCACGGGGCTCGTGGAAGAAGGTGCTGGAGCCACGGTGCGGCCCACGTACCGCTTCCGGCATGCCGATGGAACGTGGCGCTATCTGGAAGGGCTGGTCACCAATCTGCTCGGAGATCCGCATATCGGCGGCATCGTCATCAACTCGCACGACATCACCGACCGCCGGGAAACCGAAACGGCCCTGAAGATCAGTCAGCAGCAGTTGCTGGCGAGCGAACGACTGGCGAGCCTGGGCCGCCTGACAGCCGGGCTGGCGCACGAGATCAATACGCCGCTGGCCGCGACCATGAACTATCTGCATGTCGCCCGCCGCCTGGTGGTGGAGTATCAGGACTCCATCGGCCATCCGGAGGTCACACCCGACGATCACCGCGAGATTGCAGCGGAGGTGCTGACCGCGCTGGACGACGCGGGCAAGACCACCACGCGCATCGGAGAATTTATCCGCCAGATTCGGGGGCACACCCGCGACACCGTGAAGACCAGCAGCGAATTCGATCCGGTCAAGCTGACCAACGATACTCTCGCCATGCTGGCGTACGAGGCGCGGGCCACCCAGGTGGAACTGCATCTGGAGTCGGTGCGCGGCCAGCTGCGGCTGACGGGCGAGCCGGGCCGCTTTACCCAGGTGCTCACCAATCTGGTGATCAATGCCATTCATGCCTGCGAAACGGTAACGCGGACGCGCCGGGTCGACGTGCGCTTCGTGTCGGGCGCGGGCGAGCTGAACCTTCAGGTGGAAGACAACGGTGCGGGCATTCCGCCGGACGTGCTGCCCAAGATTTTCGATCCGATGTTCACGACCAAGGACGTGGGAAAGGGCACCGGGCTGGGGCTGGCGATCATTCACGACATCGTGCAGGGGCACTTCGGCGGGCGCATCGACGTGCAGACGCAGGTGGGGCAGGGAACGATCTTTACGGTGCAGTTCGCCACCTGA
- a CDS encoding SWIM zinc finger family protein, producing MSAETLTAAAVLAWAGGTSVSRGRSYVRELDRLVAQPGPGGLSLSGTAYGQDAYQVRGTVQAGQVTGAHCSCPVGSGGTCKHAAALLTRSAELPGDFQQVPPLSELLGPLTTGQLHRLIEQMLSASPELLALVYRSGPVSAQAASIPALFRMVKGHYHDGWQYEEEGLDTTDLEAVLDGADAVSAFDPQQALSMYVEMVRNIEAAYETWADEDDEPFDDLMVAAVGGLLMLIGEGQLGDDDRSRAFAVLTGLENPLHLARSSALASAAEALSEAEQATLQRLFQAQYDDPDTYYRPVFARALTQVIPRRQQTPDQREALLLISRDTQELIGFYLTSDDQDAPAKLVGYLTSSNAPLEPFFTLFEEHAAEEVLEQCIVQRLKRQGGPGRLGPEAHWLFDRYVTSGRHEQAHALATTGLLNTAEVGWERLLRQVSLDWRKDWNAVFTTLQQKTPLHEQLLQLLLTDQHALADAEAFDRQRQGAFSVHLRAELATRLAQDATTRSRAAEVYAELAERLINLRGRNNYIEAARYLVSMQQLIGTEGTRAHVQTLAQKYKNLPSLRDELRKAHLL from the coding sequence ATGTCAGCTGAAACGCTCACTGCAGCCGCGGTGCTCGCCTGGGCAGGAGGAACGTCCGTTAGTCGGGGCCGCTCCTACGTGCGCGAACTCGACCGTCTGGTCGCCCAGCCGGGGCCAGGCGGACTGTCCCTGAGTGGCACGGCGTACGGTCAGGACGCCTACCAGGTCAGGGGAACCGTGCAGGCCGGACAGGTGACCGGTGCCCACTGCAGTTGCCCGGTGGGAAGTGGCGGCACCTGCAAGCACGCAGCCGCCCTGCTGACCCGCTCTGCCGAGCTGCCCGGCGACTTCCAGCAGGTGCCGCCCCTGTCGGAACTCCTCGGTCCGCTGACCACCGGGCAGCTCCACCGGCTGATCGAGCAGATGCTGAGCGCCTCGCCCGAACTGCTCGCGTTGGTGTACCGTTCCGGGCCGGTGTCTGCGCAGGCCGCCAGCATCCCGGCGCTGTTCCGGATGGTGAAAGGCCACTACCATGACGGCTGGCAGTACGAGGAGGAGGGCCTCGACACCACGGATCTCGAAGCCGTGCTGGACGGAGCTGATGCCGTGAGCGCGTTTGACCCACAGCAGGCCCTATCCATGTACGTCGAGATGGTGCGCAACATCGAAGCGGCGTACGAGACCTGGGCGGACGAGGACGATGAGCCGTTCGACGACCTAATGGTGGCAGCGGTGGGTGGGCTGCTCATGTTGATCGGCGAAGGTCAGCTGGGAGACGACGACCGGAGCCGGGCCTTCGCGGTTCTCACCGGGCTGGAGAACCCGCTGCATCTGGCCAGAAGTTCGGCGCTGGCCAGTGCCGCCGAAGCGTTGTCCGAGGCTGAACAGGCAACACTCCAGCGCCTCTTTCAGGCACAGTACGACGACCCCGACACCTACTACCGTCCGGTGTTCGCCCGGGCGCTGACGCAGGTGATCCCCCGCCGTCAGCAGACGCCCGATCAGCGGGAAGCGCTGCTTCTCATCAGCCGCGATACCCAGGAACTTATCGGGTTTTACCTCACCAGCGACGACCAAGACGCGCCCGCGAAGCTGGTGGGATACCTGACGTCCTCGAACGCGCCGCTCGAACCCTTCTTCACTCTATTCGAGGAGCACGCCGCCGAGGAGGTGCTTGAGCAGTGCATCGTCCAGCGCCTGAAGCGGCAGGGTGGCCCTGGGCGGCTCGGGCCTGAAGCGCACTGGCTGTTCGACCGGTACGTCACCAGCGGACGCCATGAGCAGGCCCATGCGCTGGCAACAACTGGCCTGCTGAACACCGCGGAGGTGGGATGGGAGCGGCTGCTGCGCCAGGTCAGTCTGGACTGGCGCAAGGACTGGAACGCTGTTTTCACGACGCTCCAACAGAAGACGCCGCTGCATGAACAGCTGCTGCAGCTGCTGCTCACCGATCAACACGCCCTGGCGGACGCCGAGGCCTTCGATCGTCAGCGGCAGGGAGCGTTCAGCGTCCACCTGAGGGCCGAGCTGGCCACACGGCTCGCTCAGGATGCCACGACGCGCAGCCGGGCAGCTGAAGTCTACGCTGAGCTGGCCGAGCGGCTGATCAACCTGCGCGGCCGGAACAACTACATTGAAGCCGCGCGCTACCTCGTCTCCATGCAGCAGCTCATCGGCACAGAGGGCACCAGGGCCCACGTGCAGACACTGGCGCAGAAGTACAAGAACCTTCCTTCACTCCGGGACGAACTGCGGAAGGCCCACCTGCTCTGA
- a CDS encoding integrase core domain-containing protein: protein MFHGRFTAARCEHEEVDLQDYLDLDDAQQHLDRFIGELYNRERLHSSLGSLPPVEFTARYPSQ, encoded by the coding sequence TTGTTCCATGGGCGGTTCACCGCAGCGCGATGTGAGCACGAGGAGGTCGATCTCCAGGATTACCTTGACCTGGACGACGCTCAGCAGCATCTTGACCGATTTATCGGGGAGCTATACAACCGGGAACGCTTGCATTCCAGTCTCGGCTCCCTGCCACCCGTCGAGTTCACCGCCCGCTATCCTTCACAGTAG
- a CDS encoding TetR/AcrR family transcriptional regulator — protein sequence MVIESARQRSISEARARILNVAIHVLARNPDAGMEDIALAAGVVRRTVYGYFPSRIDLVRSLTQLAVDEIHQVLNDAHVPGKTAPQVWADFISHIWPLAHRYRVLIVLRRSEYGTEIHALLKPVDDDITELVRQGQAAGTFGQHLPAALLGHIAFATVFNVFDGGSSDGSLSVREAITTSLLTLGVPATTASELADRR from the coding sequence ATGGTTATCGAATCGGCTCGGCAACGATCCATCAGCGAGGCACGCGCCCGCATCCTCAACGTCGCCATCCACGTCCTCGCGAGGAACCCCGACGCCGGCATGGAGGACATCGCCCTCGCCGCCGGCGTGGTGCGCAGAACCGTCTACGGGTACTTCCCGTCCCGCATCGACTTGGTGCGCTCTCTCACGCAGCTGGCCGTCGACGAGATTCACCAGGTGCTCAACGACGCCCACGTACCCGGCAAGACCGCCCCGCAGGTGTGGGCCGACTTCATTTCCCACATATGGCCCCTGGCACATCGTTACCGCGTGCTGATCGTTCTGCGCCGCAGCGAATACGGTACAGAGATTCATGCCCTTCTCAAGCCCGTTGATGACGACATCACTGAACTTGTGCGCCAGGGGCAGGCGGCCGGAACGTTCGGCCAGCACCTCCCGGCCGCTCTCCTCGGACACATCGCCTTCGCGACCGTGTTCAACGTCTTCGATGGCGGGTCATCAGATGGCAGCCTCTCTGTCCGCGAGGCAATCACCACGAGCCTGCTGACCCTCGGGGTTCCCGCCACGACGGCCTCCGAGCTTGCAGACCGCCGATAA
- a CDS encoding CynX/NimT family MFS transporter has product MTPNPPSQPGSDRRSATPTALLIPGLILVALNLRPTLAGFGPLLSQIQRELDVNATTVSLLTTIPLLCFGAFAPVAPWLTRLRSSETVILGCLGLIAVGALFRVGPSLPWILLGTLLVGSGIAVANVLLPGWIRHRFPARSGVMMGLYTFSVVGGAALASGLSVPLRNALSGAWRPSLGVWAGLALLGALAWLPTVLGRAPRATGLSLAAPSVWRNPAALWVTLYMGLQSLVFYAWLTWLPKVLQDHGSTLAASGTLLALANLVQLPFTLAVPVWASRRGDQRQLVLGTSLLVAAGLLGLLLFPAAPPLPWVLLLGAGCGGTFSLALILIVQRAQTTSQVPQLSALAQGVGYLLAASGPFLFGALHDHTRQWNAPLWFLLACTLLVSLSGLQAGKPLAASSES; this is encoded by the coding sequence ATGACGCCGAACCCACCCTCCCAGCCCGGGTCTGACCGACGCAGCGCCACACCGACCGCGCTGCTGATCCCGGGGTTGATACTGGTGGCACTGAATCTACGGCCCACCCTGGCGGGGTTCGGGCCGCTGCTCAGCCAGATCCAGCGGGAGTTGGATGTCAACGCCACCACGGTCAGCCTGCTGACGACCATTCCCCTTCTCTGCTTTGGGGCTTTCGCCCCCGTGGCCCCCTGGTTGACTCGCCTGCGCAGTTCGGAGACGGTCATCCTCGGCTGTCTGGGGTTGATCGCTGTGGGGGCGCTGTTCCGGGTGGGGCCCAGCCTGCCCTGGATCCTGCTCGGGACGCTGCTGGTGGGGTCAGGGATCGCCGTCGCCAACGTGCTGCTCCCTGGATGGATCAGGCACAGATTTCCGGCCCGGTCAGGCGTGATGATGGGGCTGTATACCTTCTCGGTGGTGGGCGGAGCAGCCCTGGCCTCTGGACTGAGCGTCCCTCTCAGAAACGCCCTGAGTGGAGCCTGGCGACCCTCCCTGGGCGTGTGGGCGGGCCTCGCGCTGCTGGGTGCGCTGGCCTGGCTGCCCACCGTCCTCGGGCGAGCACCACGGGCCACAGGCCTCAGTCTCGCCGCACCGTCGGTCTGGAGGAACCCAGCCGCCCTGTGGGTCACGCTGTACATGGGCCTGCAGTCGCTGGTGTTCTACGCCTGGCTGACCTGGCTCCCCAAGGTGCTTCAGGATCACGGCAGCACGCTGGCGGCCAGCGGGACGCTGCTGGCGCTGGCCAACCTGGTGCAGTTGCCGTTCACCTTGGCGGTTCCTGTCTGGGCGAGCCGCCGAGGCGACCAGCGCCAGCTGGTCCTCGGCACGTCGCTGCTGGTGGCCGCCGGGTTGCTGGGGCTGCTGCTGTTCCCGGCCGCTCCGCCGCTGCCCTGGGTGCTGCTGCTGGGGGCGGGGTGCGGCGGCACTTTCAGCTTGGCCCTGATCCTGATCGTGCAGCGCGCCCAGACGACCTCGCAGGTTCCGCAGCTGTCTGCACTGGCTCAGGGCGTGGGCTACCTGCTGGCCGCCAGTGGCCCCTTCCTTTTCGGTGCCCTCCATGACCACACCCGGCAGTGGAACGCGCCGCTGTGGTTCCTGCTGGCCTGCACCCTGCTGGTGTCTCTCAGCGGCCTGCAGGCAGGGAAGCCGCTGGCGGCCAGCAGCGAGTCCTGA